From a region of the Minwuia thermotolerans genome:
- a CDS encoding cupredoxin domain-containing protein yields the protein MTTIRNLRFIAVAAGAALGIAASHPALAAGNHDGGHGHKQEKAEGGHGHGEHGKGERRSIGHAGDPANADRTVEITMLDNSFEPEKLTIEEGQTVRFVVTNKGELVHEFNIATAAMHSSHQAEMMEMMQKGVLGADRIHHDKMGEHGMRHDHANSILLEPGESGEVVWTFDTDAELEFACNVPGHYESGMKGPIRLHQ from the coding sequence ATGACTACCATCAGGAATCTGCGTTTCATCGCCGTTGCGGCCGGCGCCGCACTGGGAATCGCCGCGAGCCATCCCGCACTGGCCGCCGGAAACCACGACGGGGGGCACGGCCACAAGCAAGAGAAGGCCGAAGGCGGCCACGGTCACGGCGAGCATGGCAAAGGTGAACGCCGCTCGATCGGCCACGCCGGCGACCCGGCGAATGCCGACCGCACGGTCGAGATCACGATGCTCGACAACAGTTTCGAGCCGGAGAAGCTGACGATCGAGGAGGGCCAGACAGTCCGCTTCGTGGTCACCAACAAGGGCGAACTGGTTCACGAGTTCAACATCGCCACCGCGGCCATGCATTCGTCCCATCAGGCCGAGATGATGGAGATGATGCAGAAGGGCGTGCTGGGCGCGGACAGGATCCATCACGACAAGATGGGCGAGCACGGCATGCGCCACGATCACGCCAACAGCATCCTGCTGGAGCCGGGCGAGAGCGGTGAGGTCGTCTGGACCTTCGACACGGACGCCGAACTGGAATTCGCCTGCAATGTACCCGGGCATTACGAATCCGGCATGAAGGGCCCGATCCGGCTGCACCAATGA